The Setaria viridis chromosome 2, Setaria_viridis_v4.0, whole genome shotgun sequence DNA window GCGAACCTCGCGAGCGAGGTCGTGGGAGTGGAGGAGGGAGACGGGGAAGGGCAAGGGAGCTGCGCCGCTGCGCGGGCTCGAAGTCCGAGCATGGCCGCTGGTCTTTCACTGCCGTGAGGAAGTGGGGAAGGGGATTTGTTTGTTGGATGGCGTTGTTCACTACTGCCCTTCgacggggagaagaagaaacgAGGCAGACGGGCTGGGCTTTGTTTGAcgaggggcgggcgggcgggcctTTCGGCGGCCCACGAGGATGGGCACGTGTCCGGCACAAGAGAAACGCGACGGGGCAGCAGGCGTTTCCGCGATTCCTTCCAGTTGCAGCAGAGATGGGCAACGCCATCGGCAGGGCGGACGACACCGCCGACGCCGACATGGACGAGGGCTTCCGCGCCGGCAACCATgtgcgccgcgcctcctccgtcGGATACGTCCGAGGCGGCGGGTCCCCGCCGGGGAGCCCCCCGAGGCCGCATTCGCCGCGCATGTTCGTGCCCCAGGTCAGATCACGTACGTCGCTTTTTATATAACTGTTATAATCCCGCTCCGCCTCATCGATTTGGCTCCGCCGACGCCGCGTACGTAGTCGATGGCTTGGGATTTGCGCCCCGATGCGATGCGAGCTGTTTTGGGGGGCTTGGTTTCGATCCTGATACGGGAGTTTTATTTGGCGCTGTCGTGAACTTGTCGTGATCAGCATGCAAGTGGTTTTGCTGCGAGCTGGCTGCTTCGATTGCTTCAGGTTTGTTGAGGGCTCAGGAAGGCATTAACTAGAATAGCCCCTTTTTACCGTGAGAACTCCAATCTTCTCTGAAGATATGCTGTACCTGAATTTTTCTCCATGCCTGAAAAGGGCTGTTGCTCACGTGCTATATAATCTATAAATCCTCCATCTCCTGTACTATCAACCGGATTTCTTTTTCTCGTTGCACAAACGGTTTTTTTCGTTGCTTCGAGCTGATGACAGCATGGCTTTCCTACTCGTTGGGCAAGGGCTGCATAGTTAGTTAGGGTACCCTTCCTTTTTGTGTGCTCTTTGATGTTCATAGGTTAACTCTGCTTGTGTTCAAGAACAGGTTGGAGGCAAATATGAATAGACTTTTGGTAGGTAGAGGAATATATCAATGTGAAAAGATGCACTTCCTATTATTATTGTTTTCTGAACATTAAGGGTAGTGGTATGATATTATCGCAATGTGTACTGTAACCTCTTGTGATGGGCTAAACTAATTTATTatgtttttttgaaacgagaCTAATTTATTATGTTTTAAGTACTGATAGTTTTGCAAAGTGTATATATAGTTATATACACATCGTGGACACTAATATGTATGTGTTATTCAGATTTTGGCAGAACAATGCAGTTATGCCCATTAACTAACGTTCCAGGGCCTGATTTTTGTGATTCAATCTGAGCAGTCCAGCTAATATCATGCAGCATTCTCTGATCAAACATTTTTTTCTGGTAAATGAGTTGACATCTTTGATATTGCAGAGTCCTGTAACTCCGCTGCAAAGAGCTGCAGAAGTACCTCCTCCAGTGTTCAACCAGATATTGATGAATCAACAACAGGACGATTCTGATGGCCCACCTCAGAAGAAAATTCCCACCTTGCTTACGTGGACTCTTGGAGGGAGGAATATCTATGTAGAAGGATCATGGGATAACTGGACATCAAAGTATGGTCATTAAACGGACAAGAGATTTATGCATTCCATTTTTTTCTTAGTCCTGATACttatttacattttttttggGAGTATATCGATATAAGAGAGTTGATTCTGATTCTGTTAATAAATACATGTCACAGGAAACCTGTCGAAAAATCTGGAAAAGATCACACCATTCTGTTGATGCTTTCATCCGGAGTTCACCGTTACAGATTCATTGTAGACGGAGAAAGAAGATTTATACCTGATCTTCCCTGGGAAACTGACAACATGGGCCAGATTGTGAACCTTGTAGATGTCCATGTAAGTATATTCTGCTTCATACCAAGTATTGGACCACTTCAGTAAAGTTATTGTTCGAACTCGAGCCTTACCGAACACAACATGCTGCTTAAATTAGTGTTTatacaagtaaaaaaaaacagacttTACCACAAGAAATCAGGCAGAATGCATATATGGAAATGTACTTGTAAGACTTTCAGTTCTGCATGCAGTTCGCATGATAACAGCCGGCCAAGTCCATTAGTCTGAAAGACTGAAAGTAACATCGATGCCGTCCTTACAAATCAATTAACCGACAATAACAATAATTGCTAACTGGACTTTGGCTGGAGAGAAACCCAAAGGCGTTCTTGCAATTTAGACTATAAAATAGTTCCAAGAATGGATTcagagggggaaaaaaatagAAGGTACAACCGTGGGGAGATCATCTGTAAGCATGTTTCTAGCTTACCATGTCAATGAGGTTGTCAAGTCGACTGCTTGCTGCATGTACCTTTTGTTCGTTGGTGGAAGTGAAAAACTCAGTTGTCTGCTACATGTAGATTCTTACCTTGTTTGTCTGTCATGCTGATGCAGGATTTCATTCCTGAAAGCGTGGAAAGTGTATCTGAGCTCATGGCTCCACCCTCCCCAGAATCCAGCTACGGTCTCCGTGTTCCCGGAGAAAAGGAGTTTTCGAAGGAGCCTCCTCAGCTGCCGGCCCAGCTCTACCTCGGCGTGCTGAATTCACGGAGCTCGGAAGAAGGCTGCTGCGCGAGGCCGAGGCACGTCGTCCTCGACCACCTCTACATCGAGAAGGGCTGGGGTTCGCAGCCGCTGGTGGCTCTCGGACACACTCACAGGTTCCACTCCAAGTACGTGACCTGCGTCCTGTACAAGGCCATCGAGCGATAGCCTGAGCGGACTTGGCAATTCATTCAGGTTTAGGAGTCTTCTCTGCTTAATTCATTTATCTGATGACCTAAACAGGTCGGTGCAAATGAATGTTTCAGCTGTCAGAACTTAGCATTCTGATCCttaatttatttgtttattgaATAATGATAATTTTGATGGTTCGATGCTGAGGACGGTGACGATGTTACTGTTAAGAATAACTCTCAGATGTGGCCTGCGTATCACAAGTGTTGTTGCTGGAGACTTTACTGctgtggtagaaatttttgaagcTTGATATTGTTCTGCGTTTATTGGGAGGATATTATTGATGTGGCTCAAGAAAGTTCCTGGGCCAGTTGGGCCGGATCTCATCAAAGCCCATGAGCACCAGACGTGTCAAAATCACAAATCGAGGGGTCCTTATGAAAACTACCAAACCTGATTAAAATTTTGGCACTCCGCGTCGCAACCGCGTGGGGGTCATATTCGTCATTTCGCTCGTTTGAAAAATGCCAACTAACCCTCCATTATCCGGATACCATAGCTTTAGGGCCCCACATGTTCGCATCGTCCTGCAAAAGTCACCGGCCTTGCCGTAACGGAGCGGTTGACAAGTTACCAAAATGCCCACAGTTCCCTCCCATCTTCATTTTGACGAAGTGATGATAACACTGGCTTCTACTCTTATCATTGACTATTAGAAATTTGTTTGAAAAAGATGGAGAGTCTATACTTGAAGCCGATTACAAGTGTTTAGGAGGCTTTTGTCAGGGATAGCTTGACTACCATTTGAATGCTATAAAATATGTAGGCTCGTTGTCTTTTAAACGGACTAGTGTAACAATATAATTTAAGCTCAAATTTTATGTTCAATAAGAATTGCAACACTCATGTAGATGCATGATTTAAATGTTATGGACATGCTAATTTCTTGATTACTATGGATAATGCTGTATATTACCATCTttgtcaaaacaaaaaaagtaaTTGGCGTCGATGTTTAGTGTGTTAAGGAACTTGATTGATCCATGAATGCTGAAAAATCTAGAGGATATTTAATCAAAGGGGCGATGCATGGTCAAACTAAGTTTAGATTGGACAAGGTTGCTAATGACATATTTTTTAGTAATGCTAATGACATGTTTAGGGCACAAATAATACCATTTATCCATATTCAAAATCATTGTCCCATTCTCAATTTTGTGTAGATCTGACACTTGATTTTCATATATGCAAAATGTTCAGTTTGAGGGACTTGATTGACCCATGAATGTTGAAAAAGCTAGAGGATATTTAATTGAGGGGGCTATGCAAGGTCAAACTAAGTTTAGATCGGACAAAGTTGCGAACGACATGTTTAGGGCACAAATAATACCATTTTTCCATATTCAAAATCATAGTCCCATTCTCAATTTTTGTATAGAGATCACACTTGATTTTCATATATAAAAAATGTTCACTTCGATTACCCGTATCGTATTATGTGTaaagaggggaaaaaaacatCATTGAGTTTCTAAATGGGAAAAGGAATGCACGGGGTAGTTTGGGGATTTGGATGTGCCGAAGGTGACGGCCGCGTCTAGCGGCCGCGCGTATAAATCGGGGGGAGGAAAATTCCAGCGGACGCCACGCCACCACTGAACGCCCcgggcctttcttcctcctcctccgtcgcttCCCACTCCCTTCCTTCCTTAATCCCGCGCTCGTTGCCCCGGTTCGATCCCTACCCACCACCGGGCTCATGGCGGATCAGCTCACCGACGACCAGATCGCGGAGTTCAAGGAGGCCTTCAGCCTCTTCGACAAGGACGGGGATGGTAAGATTCCCTCTTCTCTCtgactccctccctccctctctctctctctgcaagTTCGGATCGGATCTCTGTGGAGTTGTTCTACAAGCGCGATGCCTGCGTTCGGCTTGCGTAGCGGCATTGCTGCCTGTAAGTCTGTTTATACATGAGCGGATCCGATCCGGCCCGGATCTGACGAGTCGGGGGGCCACAATCCGGTCGCTGTCGGGTGTGCCTAGTGGAGAACTGGCGATGTAGACCCAAGGCTTATCTCCTAGCTTGACCATTTTGTCACTGGCTCTAGCGTCTCGTTGTCCTCTGCTAACGCGGATCCTATTGAATTCTGTTTTTCACAGCGTGTTCGAGTTAGATTCTCCTGAATTCGGTCCCCGTATCCGCAGAGGCATTTGGACGTTTTATCTTAATAACTTACTTACTCCTCTTAAGACTTTCGGGGAAAAGTTAACTTGAGCCAGTCTTCCTGGCTGTAGCCTGTGATAGTTCAGCCGCTTAATAACACCACTTTCTCCAATTTAGGCTTTATATATGCCTCAGGTTGACCCGAGAGTGGTGAGACTTTAAGAATTTATTATTCAATCAACATATGTAAGTAATTATATGCTATAGCTCCAACAAGTTACCAGTGacgtttttattttttgttcgAACACCTCGTTCCCATTTTTCAAAGTCCTTAATGTTCACTACATTTGGGGGGAAAAATAAAGATGGACTGGTTTATGTTAGACGAGGGCACTTTTAGCACCCTGGTTAGCTAACTTTTTGTTGCCATGTACACATGTTTTGTCAAAAGTGGATGATTAAACCACTTAGCAACTGCCCTGGTTTCCACAGCATTCAAAGTTTTGGCTGGTACAGCCCCTTTTGACATGTGGATCTCCTCAAACATGACACGTAATGAATCGTTGCATGCATTTTGAGTCCACTATTTACCTAATTATAATCACACTGCATTGTTCAGGATCTGATTACAGAATTGTTTGTCGGTGACTTGTGCAGGTTGCATCACAACCAAGGAGCTGGGTACTGTCATGCGCTCACTGGGGCAGAACCCTACAGAGGCTGAGCTCCAGGACATGATCAATGAGGTTGATGCCGATGGCAATGGCACCATCGATTTTCCAGAATTTCTCAATCTTATGGCTCGCAAGATGAAGGACACCGACTCAGAGGAAGAGCTTAAGGAGGCCTTCCGTGTGTTTGACAAGGACCAAAATGGCTTCATCTCTGCTGCTGAGCTCCGCCATGTCATGACGAATCTTGGTGAGAAGCTAACTGATGAGGAGGTGGACGAGATGATCCGTGAGGCTGATGTCGATGGCGATGGTCAGATCAACTATGAGGAGTTTGTCAAGGTCATGATGGCCAAGTGAGCCACCGAACCATAATCTGAAGGCGGAGAAGATTGTGCATTGCATATTAGTCAAGATGCAACTCTTATTTCATCAACTTGCTGTGAAACATTCTATTAGCTGTAGTTGCTAAAAGGACAGTGCAGTTCCTGCTATGTTCTTCTCTCCTGTGTGTTTTCAGATCTCTTGTTTTATGTGAACCTGTAATGCTTATCCTGCCTGGTGTGTACTGGTTGCAGTTGCTCCCTTATgtagttatatttttttttcatcaacTTCCGCTTGACTCAGTATTATTTGGATGGCTGGCTATTTCTATTGCCATGGTATATTTGTTCAGTTGATAGGTGCTACTGTGCTTCAATGCAAATTTATTCAATCTGAATTGCTACTGTGCTTCAATGCAAATTTACTCATTCTGGATTGCAGGAAAAGATTGTTTAGTTTAAGATGCAATAATATGAACtaaatttgaaaatttatttAAGCAAAATACAGTCTTGTCCTTGGAG harbors:
- the LOC130494095 gene encoding calmodulin — translated: MADQLTDDQIAEFKEAFSLFDKDGDGCITTKELGTVMRSLGQNPTEAELQDMINEVDADGNGTIDFPEFLNLMARKMKDTDSEEELKEAFRVFDKDQNGFISAAELRHVMTNLGEKLTDEEVDEMIREADVDGDGQINYEEFVKVMMAK
- the LOC117845837 gene encoding SNF1-related protein kinase regulatory subunit beta-1, with the translated sequence MALFTTALRRGEEETRQTGWALFDEGRAGGPFGGPRGWARVRHKRNATGQQAFPRFLPVAAEMGNAIGRADDTADADMDEGFRAGNHVRRASSVGYVRGGGSPPGSPPRPHSPRMFVPQSPVTPLQRAAEVPPPVFNQILMNQQQDDSDGPPQKKIPTLLTWTLGGRNIYVEGSWDNWTSKKPVEKSGKDHTILLMLSSGVHRYRFIVDGERRFIPDLPWETDNMGQIVNLVDVHDFIPESVESVSELMAPPSPESSYGLRVPGEKEFSKEPPQLPAQLYLGVLNSRSSEEGCCARPRHVVLDHLYIEKGWGSQPLVALGHTHRFHSKYVTCVLYKAIER